The Hordeum vulgare subsp. vulgare chromosome 7H, MorexV3_pseudomolecules_assembly, whole genome shotgun sequence DNA window TGGTGAGCTCTtgcccgtcggtgaggtcgctcctcgacctcagcgatggtgggaatggagcgcggggtgcatccccgagcccctggacatggcggcggcgccggacGACGACGGGACCAGGGGTAGACATCGGCGACcacttctctcctctctctgttaCTGATCTGCACAGCTTACCTGAGgggaaggagagaaggagggagatggtggcggcgctaGATGGGGAAAGGAGGAACCCTAATGAGGGAGGGCACGAATGCCTACATTTTATGGGGGCCTCGACGTCTGTGCCCTCACGGcggctcgctctctctctctctctggagcAGGACGGAAAGCAGGCGCGGGGGTGGAACGGCGTCACGTAGGAGGAGGGACGCGCAGCTAGGCTCTAGCGCAGGAGGCAGCAAGGAGAATGGTCTGCACAAGGGGAAGAAAGCccacctgaggcgccacataagaaagatAAACTCCTGGGGGTTTCTATTTACTAGCAACAccagaaaaacaaataaaagcatAGCCTAAACTATAGATGATAAAAATAAAACAAGCATACCCCTGGACATAgaatttatgccctatttaataaaaatagaaacaagattttaggagcaagtaaatatttacaaaacagaattgtaGGGTCTGTTTTGTAATTGCTTGCACCATTTAAAACACCTATTCAAATCAGCAAAACCAAATCTCCAATTCACCACAAAACAAagctaacacatgggcattttaaaaacagggtAGGCTCAAGTGAAACTTGGCCTTGGTATAAAAGGGAGAGGGAAGGTTTTAAAACCTAATACCACCACATAGCCTTACTACTAGAAATGCAACACTCCAACTCTCACACACACTATCAAGAGCATCTCATATCACATCTACACCACCATGGATGACACCAACACAaagatcacaaggcatcacacataacacatggaatgatatggaatgcatgcatgcaaacaagaataaacaaggtgacacatgaaatcatatgcattgatagctttcatgtcaatgacaagttggacccacataggcaaggttccaaaaagggaaagatacactcttggtgcATTATACACATTaactaagatgacatgatgtagagggataaactcaagcaataagatgaaaaccccatcattttacccttgatggcaacaatacaatgtgtgcctccctacccctattttgtcactgggtgaggacatcgcaagattgaacccaaaactaagcacttctcccattgcaataattaccaatctagtcggccaaaccaaaccaataactcaaagagacttgcaaagatatggaatcatccatataagaattcaaaagagactcaaataatattcgtagataatctgaacataaactcacaattcatcggatctcgacaaacacacctcaaaagagtattacatcgaacagatctccatgaagtgcatgaagaacatggtattgaagatcaaatagagagaagaagccatctagctactagctatggacccgtaggtctgtggtgaactactcacacatcatcggaggggcaatggagttgatgtagatgccctccgtgatcaattccctcttcggcagattacaagaaaaggctcccatattggatctctcgggaacacaggctcccggcggcgtcaaagtgtttttgtggctctttttggcgatacgggaatatttgggaatttataggccaaagaataaggTTAGCATacctgcaggggggccacaagccaaggggcgcgaccacccccaccccccagggcgctccctgcaggcttgtggcctcccagcagATGCCCTgcaccctactccaagtctcctcggagtcttctggtccaagaaaaatcttttaggagattttgttccgtttggactccgcttaatattccttatctgcaatattcaaaaacgtggaaaaaatagaaactcgcactaggctctcgattaataggttagtcccaaaaataatataaaacaacatattaatgcatataaaacatcgaaagcaggtaatataatagcatgaaacaataaaaaattatagatacgttggagatgtatcagaggTCACTACCAATTCTCCATCAAGATGTGGTGGTATCTGAATAAAGTGTAATGAGGTTGTACTTAAGCTCAAGGAGCTTCAAAACACTCATGTTGGTTTGTTCCAATACTTTGCCTTTCATttaatttgatttttctttttacctCTGCAATTTTTTTACAAGTTAGTTTTCAAAACCCCATAAAACGAATGAGCTTTGTTGTGTTCTTATTTCTCTTGCCGCTTGGAGTTCATTTTCATTTTTGTATTTAGAGGAGTTGATCTCTGTCAAAACACGAGGAATGCAAGAATGAGGAAGAGAAGTGTGTAAATTCACAATCATGAAGGTATGTCCTATGACTCCCATCTTTTGCACATGAAATAGTTAGAGTAGATGTAGTAGTAGTGTGTGTGATTTGTGCAAGAGGGAGTAAGTCTTGATAATTAAAATAGAACTTTTGTTCTAGTAGCTGAAATGATTTCATAGCCTTTGTTCTGTTTAATCTAGATAACCAAGACTTGTCATGTGACAGCTTTTAAAATGAAATGAACTTAACCAAGAATAACTTTGCACAAGATAAAGGCTTCAAGAAATTGGGAGTTATGATAATTGTAGAGTAGATAATGTTTGAAATTCTCAACCCCATGTTGTTAATTATAATAGACTTGATAGCACTCGTGGATTAAATTTTCTAGAGGATTTTAGTTGAAGGGTGAATGAGATTATGCTAAAAATTTGTGTTGTATCTCTTTCACGGTGTTACAGATTCTCGTTGGTCCATGGGCCTTGCTACTTTATGCACATATATGTGTGTAAATGTGACTTCGTCACCTTTCTTGATATTAAGATGAGGACTCCGCTAGCCAATGAATGATTCAATAGAGCTACAACTCGGATTTTGTCTATGAGCTTGTTACCCTACATAGTGGCAACACTACAATAAAATATTATCTGACTTTCTCTTGAATAGGAGTGCATGTGGTAAATGCGTGGAACTGATCATAAAGTTCGAAAGAGAAAATTATCATACATAGTTCctaaatgaagacaacgaaattgTATACTTGATCGTTTTTTTTGCATAATCCCCTTCACGTGGCAACCAAAGTTCTAGCAAACATTGATTTAAATAATGTGCTTGAGATCCCCGAGGTGGAGATAATTGTGGGTATGTTGATGAGCACTATAGCATCATGTTTTTCTACATGCCTTTGACTCCCTAATTTAtgttctttggctttatcaaAGTAAACTATTTTGTGCATTGCCTATAAGCAAGTGTTGTCTATAATAAATAGAATTGAGTGTTGCAAAGTTGTTTTATCTACTAGAGAGAAAAAATTATATTGATTATCTTCGCTTCACTAACACTTGCATAATgaaccactactagggaaaatccTAGCAGTAGCGCACGTACCTGAGCTACTGCTAGCTCGCTACAACTAACATTTAGGAGTAGCGATGTGCCTTTCCCGCACTATTTCTACTTGTGCTAGCAGTAGCATTGGGTTGGGTCGACGCTAGTTCTAAATAGAGGTTGTGCCTTTTGTGGCGCCTCACCACTACTATTACTacatatttcattttttttataatTATAAGCCATTATACAGTATCAATGAAGAGGTTGTGGACAAAACACGAATTAGCTTAAAGTGAATAGATCcaagtgaccaagttgaattagTAGGTAAATATGATGTTAGGACTGCACGCAAGTGTAAAATAAAAGCAGTGCATATCAAGTCCAATTTTATTGATAGGCATTGCCttcattcgacacttgtgtgtCGACCCAACATCATATCTTCCTACTAATTCAATTTTGTCACTTGGATCATCCACTTTAATCTGATCCATGTCATATAATAACTCACCATTCATAGCCATATAAAAATTTATCATTATCGTAATCATATAACAACTCATCATATGTACTCATATAATAACTCATCATCATTCTAGAACATGACAAGTGTCGGGCCCGTTAGACCAGGGCTACCCAGGCCCGTCTGCTTGTAGGCCCAAGCGGAACTCACGTCGGAGACCGGACGTgatccatctttggtcctcttgaCGAAGTCCCTCGCGAGGAGGATTCCTGCGGACGTCGGCAGGCTCCGCGCCAAGCCCTGCCTCGCGAGGGGCTCTCCTGGGGCTTCCCACAAGGCCCTCGCGCGAGGGGGGGTTCACTCTAGGACGGCTCAGCGGGTCGGGCGGCCCTGCGGAGTCACATGGATGACGCATGCGGCGTCAGGCGACGCCACGAGGCGTACTGGTTGGCACGGATAAGGAAGCTTTCCCCTTTCGTGCTAAGGGAGCAGGGCCATCGCCGGTTACCAAAGCGACCCCTAAAGCTTTGCCTCTTCGGTGCAAGGAGACCAGGACGGGGAGATCGCCAAAACGGCATGTCACCACCAAGCCCACCAATGCGTCACGACAGGAGCCTTTGCAGGCGGAGACTGCTTTTGCCAGGATAGGTTGCGATCTTGTCCCCCTTCAAACTAactgttgtggcaacccttcccgccgggtttattgagggaagaggaccagggccggtATAAAAAGAGGACAAGTCACCACCATAGAGAGGACGACTCTTGTGATCTCTTTTGCACCCACCTAAtcatgaagaagaggagtagggttttacaccgagaggtggcccgaacctggataaTCACTAGTGTCTGATGTCCCTCTTCCCTAGCTCGATTACGCCGGAGCGTCGCCGCGAGGTAGCGATGTAGAGTAAGGATGAAGAGCTTGCGCACCCCTGAGTTCAAACCTTATTGGTTCCCCGGAGCCCCGATTCTCACAACAAGTACTACGGCTtactcatcatcatcataatcatataAAACCACATTATATGTAGTCATATAATAACTCATCACATTTTAGCACATGAAAAGCTAACCAATACTACATAATTGTTATCATCTTAGATAAATAACTTCCAAACACATGACAAGTAATAGGACCTACTCATCCCTCCTACGCAAAATTTCataaaacaaaaaaactcatccaTCTCCATGATGTAGCACACTGATTCAACGGTCTTCAATTTTATGGCTTGTGCTCATTTTTTATATCCCTCCATCCTTCAATTTTAAGTGTTTTTTTTGTTTGCATTCACTCGAGTATGAGTTTGAAGGTTATCTTTTCTACATGCAAGCTGGCGTGATGGAATATGATTTGCAATAGGGGGGTGAAGGCGTCCATCTCAgttgaattattatttttgaccTCAGCATCTCAGTTGAATTCACAGGCGAGTGTAAATTAATTTAGAAGGTTATTAAAACAAACGTTTGTAAATTCTATGTTCTTTTTTCGAGGGGTAAAGGTAAGTTTTATTGATTGAAATCGTCCGTAACAAGCATTCTCTCAAAATAATACTCCACGACCCATCGACCCCAACTAATCGCCACTTGAATTACCGTTGTGCATTCGCATTCCGCGGGAGAATAAAACGTAAATTAGTCATCACCAGAACATGCATCTTCCAACCTTTTGTTGAAAATAGTGGTGGAGATCGACCAATCGAGGTGGCAAAACAATGTAGCAGGCAGTTCTCCTGCTCCTATAAATGCCCATGGCGCACGGCGGTGTCACTCCAGTCCAGGCAACCTTAGCCGCTGACAACGAGTTAGGCAACCACGTGACTTGCACAACATAACCATGGGCGTCTTCGCCGTGACCAAGGTGTCCGAGGGCCCCGTCCGGCCGTCCGCCGCGACGCCGTCGGAGACGCTGCCACTCGCGTGGGTTGACCGGTATCCGACGCACCGCGGCCTCGTCGAGTCCGTGCACGTGTACCGTGACGCCGTGACCGGGACGGGGGACGCCGGCGCGGAagacaagaagaggaagcccccgGCGGCCGTCGTGCGCGGCGCCCTCGCGGACGCGCTGGTGCACTACTACCCTTTCGCCGGCCGCATCGTGGACGGCGATGACAAGAGCCGCCCCTCCGTGCTGTGCTCCGCCGAGGGCGTCTACTTCGTCGAAGCCATCGCGAACTGCACGCTCGCCGACGTCAACTTCCTGGAGCGGCCGCTGCTCCTCAGCAAGGAGCAGCTCGTGCCGTACCCGACGGCGGAGCTCTGGGCCGTCGAGCCGCAAAACAGCCTTGCCATGATacaggttcttattttgtttttcgTACTACATTGTTTCGGTTTTGTCTTCACGTTCTCGGTCCCGATTAGTAAATAGTACACTACACCAGCTCTCTTCTGTTTGTGCAACCAAACTCGTGCATatgtctttttctcttctttttgcaGATACtagttcatatgtcaacttgtgaTAATTCGTTGCATATACATGCAACTCTCATTAATACACTTGAAAAACTCGTGCAAATTTTTAATGTTGTCAACCTGTGATCTCTCAGGTGACGACGTTTACCTGCGGCGGCTTTGTGATCGGCCTGCGCACCAACCACGCGGTGGCCGACGGTACGGGTGCGGCCCAGTTCCTGAACGCCGTCGGCGACCTTGCCCGTGGCCTCCCCGAGCCCCGCGTCAAGCCGGTCTGGGGGCGTGACCGCTTCCCCGACCCGGACATCAAGCCCGGCCCGCTCCCGGAGCTGCCGGTACTGGCCCTCGAGTACATCGCGTTTGACTTCCCGgtcgcgtacctcgacaagatcAAGTTGCAGTACTCCGACTTCACCGGCGGCAAGCACTGCTCCGGCTTCGACATCGTCATCGCCAAACTCTGGCAGTGCCGGACCCGGGCCATCGGCTCGGTCGTCGTCCCCGGCGCGGACGTCAAGCTCTGCTTCTTCGCCAGCGCCCGCCACGTGCTGAAGCTGGAGCCGGGATACTGGGGCAACGCCATCTTCCCGGTGAAGGTGTCGGCGCCGGCGGAGATGGTTGCCGGCTCCTCGGTGGTCGAGATTGTCCGGGTGGTACGCGAAGCGAAGCGGCGCATGGCGGAGGAATGTCTGAGCTGGGCCGAGTGCCGCACCGGCGGCCGCGACCCGTTCCAGATGACGTTCGACTACGAGTCAGTGTACGTGTCGGACTGGAGCAAGCTCGGGTTCTCCGACGTGGACTACGGGTACGGCACACCCACGACGGCCGGGCCGCTAGTGAACTGCGACCTCATCGCGTCGGTCATCGTCCTGAAGGCACCGGCGCCGCTCACCGGCACGCGGCTGCTCGCGAGCTGCGTCACCAAGGAACACGCCGACGACTTCGCTGGCCTGATGAGAGAGGACCTCGTTTGAACGTATGTACGAGCACCCATGCATGCGACCTAAATAAACTGAAGAAAACGAGGGTGCCTTTATTATGTTCGAGAGATGTGAGCGCTACTCTTTCTAAAGTCGTCGGTCACGGTCCGATATAGtttgctgattttttttttcttttttgaggaAACGTTTGCTGAATGTTTTGTTTGTACACTTATCGTCTTTTGGGGGCAGTTATATAGCAATTGCAAAGGAAGAAGTACCGTACGTGCAAACCGTGTTACATCCTATTAACCCTCCTTGTGTAACAATGTTTTTTTAACATAGTACTACTATGCAAGCACTTATATATGGACAACGCTACGCGTCCACCGACGGATTATTTCCAATGATCCGCCACCTTTACAGCCGTTTGATTATCTTCATCCAGCCGATCCACACGCGGGGCTTCGGCCGGGCATCCAGTAATTCCTGAAACGacgctcgagtttctgaaacaatcgctttgttgcagttttttttctTTGTGCGCGCTTCGGCTGGTCACCCGTAATTCCTGAGACaacgctcgagtttctgaaacaatcgctttgttgcagtttttttttctttacgCGCGCTTCGACTGGGCACTTGGTAATTCCTGAGACaacgctcgagtttctgaaacaatcgcttcGTTGTAAAAAATAATTCCTTCCTCTTTCTGCAACACTGACCCTGTTGCAGAAACAACAAGAGAAATAACAGACAATGCAAAAGAACATGCCTGATCAAGCATGGATCAAGCGATTCAACGGTTGTGTGGGAGACGGAGCTCTCCGCGCGATCAGCCGGTAGAGCGTTAGCTTTTTCCCTTATATATACGCGCATA harbors:
- the LOC123409916 gene encoding acyl transferase 10-like, with the protein product MGVFAVTKVSEGPVRPSAATPSETLPLAWVDRYPTHRGLVESVHVYRDAVTGTGDAGAEDKKRKPPAAVVRGALADALVHYYPFAGRIVDGDDKSRPSVLCSAEGVYFVEAIANCTLADVNFLERPLLLSKEQLVPYPTAELWAVEPQNSLAMIQVTTFTCGGFVIGLRTNHAVADGTGAAQFLNAVGDLARGLPEPRVKPVWGRDRFPDPDIKPGPLPELPVLALEYIAFDFPVAYLDKIKLQYSDFTGGKHCSGFDIVIAKLWQCRTRAIGSVVVPGADVKLCFFASARHVLKLEPGYWGNAIFPVKVSAPAEMVAGSSVVEIVRVVREAKRRMAEECLSWAECRTGGRDPFQMTFDYESVYVSDWSKLGFSDVDYGYGTPTTAGPLVNCDLIASVIVLKAPAPLTGTRLLASCVTKEHADDFAGLMREDLV